One window from the genome of Paracoccus zhejiangensis encodes:
- a CDS encoding 5-formyltetrahydrofolate cyclo-ligase, protein MSAAEKAALRKQALAARGQGGDQSEIDRHLMQVLAPFEGQVLSGYVAMRGEADPGAAMAAHRGPLCLPVVTGKAVPLVFREWDGGALVPGPFGTSHPAETAAVLTPHVLIVPLAGFDRHGNRIGYGGGYYDRTLQLLRGMGPVAAIGLAFGVQELPEIPAEPFDQPLDLIVTDREIIRF, encoded by the coding sequence ATGAGCGCGGCGGAAAAGGCGGCGCTGCGCAAACAGGCTCTGGCGGCGCGTGGGCAGGGCGGCGATCAGTCAGAGATTGACCGGCATCTGATGCAGGTTCTGGCCCCGTTCGAGGGGCAGGTGCTGTCGGGCTATGTCGCCATGCGCGGCGAGGCTGATCCCGGCGCGGCGATGGCGGCGCATCGCGGGCCGCTCTGCCTGCCAGTCGTGACCGGCAAGGCGGTGCCGCTGGTCTTTCGGGAATGGGATGGCGGGGCTCTGGTGCCCGGCCCCTTCGGTACCTCGCACCCGGCCGAGACCGCGGCGGTGCTGACCCCGCATGTGCTGATCGTGCCGCTGGCGGGCTTTGACCGGCACGGCAACCGCATCGGCTATGGCGGCGGCTACTACGACCGCACGCTGCAGCTTCTGCGCGGCATGGGTCCTGTGGCGGCCATCGGCCTCGCTTTCGGGGTGCAGGAACTGCCCGAGATCCCGGCCGAGCCTTTCGATCAGCCGCTCGACCTGATCGTCACAGATCGCGAGATCATCCGCTTCTGA
- a CDS encoding cupin domain-containing protein, protein MILRKGSVAGQKIEGSAPRIEERFGDIAGTRILGINIVTLEPGQKSAKRHWHSGSDEFVMVLEGRATVIDDDGPVEIGPGDMAIWSAGTENAHHIVNRSDAPLRYLCAGTNPEAETVRYPDDGETLHWIRPNWHVLGDDGVVRRSGSE, encoded by the coding sequence GTGATCCTGCGCAAAGGCAGCGTGGCCGGGCAAAAGATCGAAGGCTCGGCCCCGCGCATCGAGGAACGTTTCGGCGATATCGCCGGGACCCGCATCCTCGGCATCAATATCGTGACGCTGGAACCGGGGCAGAAGTCCGCCAAGCGGCACTGGCATTCGGGCAGCGACGAGTTCGTCATGGTGCTGGAGGGCAGGGCCACGGTCATCGACGACGATGGCCCGGTCGAAATCGGCCCCGGCGACATGGCGATCTGGTCGGCTGGAACCGAGAACGCCCATCACATCGTGAACCGCTCGGACGCGCCCTTGCGCTATCTCTGTGCCGGCACCAATCCCGAAGCGGAAACCGTGCGCTATCCTGATGACGGCGAGACGTTGCACTGGATCAGGCCGAACTGGCATGTGTTGGGCGATGATGGGGTTGTCCGCCGCAGCGGATCGGAATGA
- a CDS encoding inositol monophosphatase family protein, protein MTDSTDIVATAHLMADAARAAILPHFRARDLQSDNKRAAGFDPVTEADRAAERAMRAVLAERRPEDAIIGEEFGTEAGRSGISWILDPIDGTRAFICGATSWGVLIGVSDGSGMVYGLIDQPYTGERFEGGFGIARLTGPRGVEPLRTRTGVTLDQASLMTTFPEVGTVEEGAAFRRVAEKVQLTRYGLDCYAYALLALGQIDLVIEAGLQSYDIAGPLAVVQAAGGIVTDWQGGPAHQGGRVLAAASPEIHAAALDLLRG, encoded by the coding sequence ATGACCGACAGCACTGACATTGTCGCAACCGCGCATCTGATGGCGGACGCGGCCCGGGCGGCGATCCTGCCGCATTTCCGGGCTCGCGACCTGCAGTCGGACAACAAGCGCGCGGCTGGTTTCGATCCGGTGACCGAGGCCGACCGTGCCGCCGAACGCGCCATGCGCGCGGTTCTGGCGGAACGCCGGCCCGAGGATGCCATCATCGGCGAGGAATTCGGCACCGAGGCCGGGCGTTCGGGGATCAGCTGGATCCTCGATCCCATCGACGGCACCCGTGCCTTCATCTGCGGGGCGACCAGCTGGGGCGTTCTGATCGGCGTCAGCGACGGGTCCGGCATGGTCTATGGCCTGATCGACCAGCCCTATACTGGCGAACGGTTCGAGGGTGGCTTTGGCATCGCCCGACTGACCGGACCGCGCGGGGTCGAACCCCTGCGCACGCGCACCGGCGTGACGCTGGATCAAGCCAGCCTGATGACCACCTTTCCCGAGGTCGGCACGGTCGAGGAGGGCGCGGCCTTTCGCCGGGTCGCGGAAAAGGTGCAGCTGACCCGCTATGGCCTCGACTGCTATGCCTATGCGCTGCTGGCGCTGGGGCAGATCGATCTGGTGATCGAGGCCGGGCTGCAAAGCTATGACATCGCCGGGCCTCTGGCCGTTGTGCAGGCGGCGGGCGGGATCGTCACCGACTGGCAGGGCGGGCCGGCGCATCAGGGCGGGCGTGTCCTTGCTGCCGCTTCGCCCGAAATTCACGCCGCCGCATTGGATTTGCTGCGCGGCTGA
- the rpmG gene encoding 50S ribosomal protein L33, translating to MAKPTTIKIRLNSSAGTGHFYVTKKNARTMTEKMTVNKYDPVVRKHVEYKEGKIK from the coding sequence ATGGCGAAGCCGACGACGATCAAGATCCGCCTGAACTCGAGCGCGGGCACCGGGCATTTCTACGTGACCAAGAAGAACGCCCGCACCATGACCGAGAAGATGACGGTCAACAAGTACGACCCGGTCGTGCGCAAGCATGTCGAATACAAGGAAGGCAAGATCAAGTAA
- a CDS encoding Bax inhibitor-1/YccA family protein, which produces MADYNTIRTAQGHATRSAAIDEGLRAYMSKVYGLMAVGMAVTAAFAWGISSMAVGPDGQATQLGYAIYGSPLKWVIMFAPLLVVFAFGAMINRMSTATATLVFYGFAALMGLSISSIFLVYTSVSIVQTFLITAIAFAGLSLYGYTTKRDLSGMRTFLMMGLIGLIVAMIVNIFLQSSAMQFAISAIGVLLFAALTAYDTQNIKNTYLALANSNQDFLGKSAIMGALTLYLDFLNLFMFLMQFMGQSRD; this is translated from the coding sequence ATGGCAGATTACAACACGATCCGGACCGCGCAGGGCCATGCGACCCGCTCGGCGGCGATCGATGAGGGCCTTCGGGCCTATATGAGCAAGGTCTATGGTCTGATGGCCGTGGGCATGGCGGTCACGGCCGCCTTTGCCTGGGGGATCAGCTCAATGGCCGTTGGGCCCGACGGGCAGGCGACGCAGCTGGGTTACGCGATCTATGGCTCGCCGCTGAAATGGGTGATCATGTTCGCACCGCTGCTGGTGGTCTTTGCCTTCGGCGCGATGATCAACCGCATGTCGACCGCGACCGCGACGCTGGTATTCTACGGCTTCGCCGCGCTGATGGGTCTGTCCATCAGCTCGATCTTCCTGGTCTATACCTCGGTCTCGATCGTCCAGACCTTCCTGATCACCGCAATCGCCTTTGCCGGCCTGTCGCTCTATGGCTACACGACCAAGCGCGACCTGTCGGGGATGCGCACCTTCCTGATGATGGGTCTGATCGGCCTGATCGTCGCGATGATCGTGAACATCTTCCTGCAGTCCTCGGCCATGCAATTCGCGATCTCGGCGATCGGTGTGCTGCTGTTCGCGGCGCTGACCGCCTATGACACGCAGAACATCAAGAACACCTATCTGGCGCTGGCCAATTCGAACCAGGATTTCCTGGGCAAGTCGGCCATCATGGGTGCGCTGACCCTGTATCTGGATTTCCTGAACCTGTTCATGTTCCTGATGCAGTTCATGGGCCAGTCGCGCGACTGA
- a CDS encoding Hint domain-containing protein, with the protein MTMNDNPTPPHDGCTCGPEAPGCEKMIYIGKLPDMDADESNLLADRAVQTVGGQTYGSGSDPLYHDLVQVTMNDENGDGVIRPDNAGESETITHDAAAESRDYKIDTSFLARDTEVTVLNEDGTTSTICTTVRVIQDDAGNTFIMPPPEGASREEIEAMTSKPIVSVTFPTERDCYDLCTKSVFTDRSCFPCFGRGTMIETEFGPLPVEKLCPEMKVWTRDNGLKPLVWTGSRHLGALHLQAYPNLRPIRIRAGALGRDLPLRDLVVSPQHRILVRSKIAQRLFGTFEVLVAAKQLLQLDGIDIAEDLEEVDYFHLLFDQHEIVVSDGAETESLYTGAEALKSVGPAARDEILTLFPELRDRDFQTDPPRAARPLTSGRMARKLAVRHKQNRRELVS; encoded by the coding sequence ATGACCATGAACGACAACCCGACGCCCCCGCATGACGGCTGCACCTGCGGCCCCGAAGCGCCCGGCTGCGAGAAGATGATCTATATCGGGAAACTGCCGGATATGGACGCGGACGAAAGCAATCTGCTGGCCGATCGGGCCGTGCAGACCGTCGGCGGACAAACCTATGGCAGTGGCAGCGACCCGCTCTATCACGACCTGGTGCAGGTCACGATGAACGACGAGAACGGCGATGGCGTCATCCGGCCCGACAATGCCGGCGAATCCGAGACCATCACCCATGACGCCGCGGCGGAAAGCCGGGACTACAAGATCGACACCAGCTTCCTCGCCCGCGACACCGAGGTCACGGTGCTGAACGAGGATGGCACGACCAGCACGATCTGCACCACCGTCCGGGTGATACAGGACGATGCCGGCAATACCTTCATCATGCCGCCGCCCGAGGGCGCTTCGCGCGAAGAGATCGAGGCGATGACCAGCAAGCCCATCGTCTCGGTCACGTTCCCGACCGAGCGCGACTGCTATGACCTCTGCACCAAGAGCGTCTTCACCGATCGCAGCTGCTTTCCCTGCTTCGGCCGCGGCACGATGATCGAAACCGAGTTCGGCCCCCTACCGGTCGAGAAGCTGTGCCCCGAGATGAAGGTCTGGACCCGCGACAACGGGCTGAAGCCGCTGGTGTGGACCGGATCACGCCATCTGGGCGCGCTGCATCTGCAGGCCTATCCGAACCTGCGCCCGATCCGCATTCGTGCCGGTGCGCTAGGCCGGGACCTGCCGCTGCGTGACCTGGTGGTCTCGCCGCAGCATCGGATCCTGGTGCGCTCGAAGATCGCGCAGCGGCTGTTCGGCACCTTCGAGGTGCTGGTCGCGGCCAAGCAGTTGCTGCAGCTCGACGGGATCGACATCGCCGAGGATCTGGAAGAGGTCGATTACTTCCACCTGCTTTTCGACCAGCACGAGATCGTGGTCTCGGATGGGGCCGAGACGGAATCGCTCTATACCGGGGCCGAGGCGTTGAAATCCGTCGGACCGGCGGCCCGCGACGAGATCCTGACGCTATTCCCCGAATTGCGCGACCGGGACTTCCAAACCGATCCGCCGCGCGCGGCCCGGCCCCTGACCTCGGGGCGCATGGCCCGCAAGCTGGCAGTGCGGCACAAGCAGAACCGCCGCGAACTGGTCAGCTGA
- the mgtE gene encoding magnesium transporter, which translates to MTDQNTDQPTEPGDDEDFTPRRELLRQIDEALDAGDAARLEALLEPMHGADIADIIERLTPAERRKFLELYSIEMDGEILSEIDEAIRDEVIEALPKEVLAEAVREMDSDDVVDLVEDMDEGEREEILSALDDADRMAVEQSLTYPEYSAGRLMQSEVVTAPEHWTVGEAIDFLRAEDWLPEQFYHVILVDPRRHPVGYVALGRLLSAKRSVRLKDITEDSFRTISAYADEGDVAYAFNQYHLISAPVVDNDDRLVGVITIDDAMSVLDEEHEEDILRLAGVGDESAITDSVMETLWQRLPWLMINLVTAVVASLVIAIFEGTIQKIVALAVLMPIVASMGGNAGTQTLTVAVRALATKSLTGSNVWRVVRREAIVGLLNGLAFAVVMGIVAWIWFDGVNLAAVIAIAMVVNLCVAALAGILIPLGLEKAGADPALASGTFVTTVTDVVGFFAFLGLASAVLV; encoded by the coding sequence ATGACCGATCAGAACACCGATCAGCCGACCGAACCCGGGGATGACGAGGATTTCACCCCCCGCCGCGAGCTGTTGCGCCAGATCGACGAGGCGCTGGACGCCGGCGATGCCGCCCGGCTGGAAGCCCTGCTGGAACCGATGCACGGCGCCGACATCGCCGACATCATCGAGCGACTGACGCCGGCAGAACGTCGCAAGTTCCTCGAGCTTTACTCGATCGAGATGGACGGCGAGATCCTGTCCGAGATCGACGAGGCGATCCGCGACGAGGTCATCGAGGCCCTGCCCAAGGAGGTTCTGGCCGAGGCCGTCCGCGAGATGGACAGCGACGATGTCGTCGACCTGGTCGAGGACATGGACGAGGGCGAGCGCGAGGAAATCCTCTCCGCGCTGGACGATGCCGACCGGATGGCGGTCGAGCAGTCGCTGACCTATCCCGAGTACTCCGCCGGCCGCCTGATGCAATCCGAGGTGGTCACTGCCCCTGAACACTGGACCGTGGGCGAGGCCATCGATTTCCTGCGGGCCGAGGACTGGCTGCCCGAACAGTTCTACCACGTCATCCTGGTCGATCCGCGCCGCCACCCGGTCGGCTATGTCGCGCTGGGGAGGCTGCTGTCGGCCAAGCGTTCGGTCAGGCTGAAGGACATCACCGAGGACAGTTTCCGCACCATCAGCGCCTATGCCGACGAGGGCGACGTGGCCTATGCCTTCAACCAGTATCACCTGATCTCGGCGCCGGTGGTGGATAATGACGACCGGCTGGTTGGCGTCATCACCATCGACGACGCCATGTCGGTGCTGGACGAGGAGCATGAAGAGGACATCCTGCGCCTCGCCGGTGTCGGCGATGAATCGGCCATCACCGACTCGGTCATGGAGACGCTGTGGCAGCGCCTGCCCTGGCTGATGATCAACCTGGTCACTGCCGTCGTCGCCTCGCTGGTCATCGCCATCTTCGAGGGCACCATCCAGAAGATCGTGGCACTGGCGGTGCTGATGCCCATCGTCGCCTCGATGGGCGGCAATGCCGGCACCCAGACCCTGACGGTCGCGGTCCGCGCGCTGGCAACGAAAAGCCTGACCGGCAGCAATGTCTGGCGCGTGGTCCGACGCGAGGCCATCGTCGGGTTGCTGAACGGGCTGGCCTTTGCCGTGGTCATGGGGATTGTGGCCTGGATCTGGTTCGACGGGGTGAACCTTGCCGCTGTCATCGCCATCGCCATGGTGGTGAACCTCTGCGTCGCCGCGCTGGCCGGTATCCTAATCCCCCTGGGGCTGGAGAAGGCCGGGGCCGACCCGGCGCTGGCCTCGGGCACCTTCGTGACCACGGTGACGGATGTGGTCGGCTTCTTCGCCTTTCTGGGCCTCGCCTCGGCGGTGCTGGTATGA
- a CDS encoding N-acetylmuramoyl-L-alanine amidase yields MSHPSPNHGDRRGQRVELIVLHYTGMADGASARDRLCDPEAEVSAHWLVHEDGRAEALVPEDRRAWHAGAGSWQGRDDVNSRSIGIEIINPGDRPFPMAQMDALVDLVRAIAARHGLGPAAVIGHSDMAPDRKCDPGPRFDWARLARQGLALAAGEGADRPLAESLDAIGYPPADPEMRLAAFRLRFRPWGRGPESPADRQAAASVAAFAEKAAAES; encoded by the coding sequence ATGAGCCATCCCTCGCCCAATCACGGCGACCGGCGCGGGCAGCGGGTCGAACTGATCGTGCTGCATTATACCGGCATGGCCGACGGCGCTTCCGCCCGCGACCGGCTCTGCGATCCCGAGGCCGAGGTTTCGGCGCATTGGCTGGTGCACGAGGATGGCCGGGCCGAGGCGTTGGTGCCCGAGGATCGCCGCGCCTGGCACGCAGGCGCAGGGTCGTGGCAGGGCCGGGACGACGTGAACTCGCGCAGCATCGGTATCGAGATCATCAATCCCGGCGACCGGCCCTTTCCGATGGCCCAGATGGACGCGCTGGTTGACCTTGTGCGCGCCATTGCCGCGCGTCACGGGCTTGGCCCGGCCGCGGTCATCGGCCATTCGGACATGGCGCCTGACCGCAAATGCGACCCCGGCCCGCGCTTTGACTGGGCGCGGCTGGCGCGCCAGGGGCTGGCGCTCGCGGCGGGCGAGGGTGCGGACCGGCCGCTGGCCGAAAGCCTCGACGCCATCGGCTATCCGCCTGCCGATCCCGAAATGCGGTTGGCGGCTTTCCGGTTGCGATTCCGGCCTTGGGGGCGGGGGCCTGAAAGCCCGGCGGATCGGCAGGCGGCGGCCTCGGTCGCGGCATTCGCCGAAAAAGCCGCGGCGGAGAGTTGA
- a CDS encoding PAS domain-containing protein, with translation MSLSGADGANLHVISGTDDSSLRSARSGDDGGRLVGASLALALLRTIREAAYVMDCDGRVTFINAAGLTRLGNLNHPQRVYGSFLWDLWLDAPADDLRRAVGEAAEGEATLLEAVDCPGSGTCSVAVSPVEDATGRVMKILVLVRED, from the coding sequence ATGAGCCTGTCAGGTGCCGATGGGGCGAATCTGCATGTCATTTCGGGGACCGACGACAGTTCTCTGCGGTCGGCGCGATCGGGCGACGATGGCGGTCGTCTGGTCGGGGCATCGCTGGCCCTGGCGCTGCTGCGCACCATCCGCGAGGCCGCCTATGTGATGGATTGCGATGGCCGCGTGACCTTCATCAACGCGGCCGGCCTGACGCGCCTCGGCAATCTGAACCATCCGCAGCGGGTCTATGGCAGCTTCCTCTGGGATCTCTGGCTGGACGCACCCGCCGACGATCTGCGGCGTGCCGTCGGCGAGGCCGCCGAGGGCGAGGCGACGCTGCTCGAGGCGGTGGACTGCCCCGGTTCGGGCACCTGCAGCGTCGCGGTCAGCCCGGTCGAGGATGCCACGGGACGGGTGATGAAGATCCTGGTGCTGGTGCGCGAGGACTAG
- the gatA gene encoding Asp-tRNA(Asn)/Glu-tRNA(Gln) amidotransferase subunit GatA — translation MSDLNKLTIAGARDALAKGETTSVELTEACLTAIEGAGALNAFVHKTPEVAREMAQAADARIKAGNAVAMTGIPLGIKDLFCTKGVESQAASRILTGFRPEYESTVTQNLWDAGAVMLGKLNMDEFAMGSSNESSAYGNAVNPWKGRDGADLTPGGSSGGSAAAVGADLCLAATGTDTGGSIRQPAAFTGTVGLKPTYGRVSRWGVIAFASSLDQAGPMTKSVRDAAIMLGAMASVDEKDSTSAEIPVPDFEAALTGDIRGKKIGIPREYRMDGMPDEIDALWRQGAEMLRDAGAEIVDISLPHTKYALPAYYVIAPAEASSNLARYDGVRYGLRAKLGQGDGITDMYEKTRAEGFGPEVQRRIMIGTYVLSAGFYDAYYNRARRVRALIKRDFDQAYAAGVDAILTPATPSSAFALGSMADADPVAMYLNDVFTVTVNLAGLPGISVPVGQDAQGLPLGLQLIGRPFEEGDLLNQALVLERAAGFVAKPERWW, via the coding sequence ATGAGCGATCTGAACAAACTGACCATCGCCGGGGCGCGCGATGCGCTGGCCAAGGGCGAGACCACCTCGGTCGAACTGACCGAGGCCTGCCTGACCGCCATCGAAGGCGCCGGCGCGCTGAACGCCTTTGTCCACAAGACCCCCGAGGTCGCGCGCGAGATGGCCCAAGCGGCGGATGCCCGGATCAAGGCCGGCAACGCCGTGGCGATGACCGGGATTCCGCTGGGGATCAAGGATCTCTTCTGCACCAAGGGCGTCGAATCGCAGGCGGCCAGCCGCATCCTCACCGGCTTCCGCCCGGAATATGAATCGACCGTCACCCAGAACCTCTGGGATGCCGGTGCGGTGATGCTGGGCAAGCTGAACATGGACGAGTTCGCCATGGGCAGCTCGAACGAGTCGAGCGCCTATGGCAATGCCGTGAACCCGTGGAAAGGCAGGGACGGGGCCGACCTGACGCCCGGCGGGTCCTCGGGCGGCTCTGCGGCGGCGGTCGGGGCCGATCTCTGCCTCGCGGCCACCGGCACCGATACCGGCGGCTCGATCCGCCAGCCTGCGGCCTTTACCGGCACGGTCGGGCTGAAGCCGACCTATGGCCGGGTCAGCCGCTGGGGCGTCATCGCCTTCGCCTCGAGCCTCGATCAGGCCGGGCCGATGACCAAGAGCGTGCGCGACGCGGCGATCATGCTGGGCGCCATGGCCTCGGTCGACGAGAAGGATTCGACCAGCGCCGAGATTCCGGTGCCGGATTTCGAGGCGGCGCTGACCGGCGACATTCGCGGCAAGAAGATCGGCATTCCGCGCGAATACCGCATGGACGGCATGCCCGACGAGATCGATGCGCTGTGGCGGCAGGGGGCCGAGATGCTGCGCGATGCCGGGGCCGAGATCGTCGATATCTCGCTGCCTCATACGAAATATGCGCTGCCGGCCTATTACGTCATCGCGCCGGCGGAAGCCTCGTCGAACCTCGCCCGCTATGATGGCGTACGCTATGGCCTCAGGGCCAAGCTGGGGCAGGGTGACGGCATCACCGACATGTATGAAAAGACCCGCGCCGAAGGCTTTGGCCCCGAGGTGCAGCGGCGCATCATGATCGGCACCTATGTGCTGTCGGCGGGCTTCTATGACGCCTATTACAACCGCGCGCGGCGGGTGCGGGCGCTGATCAAGCGCGATTTCGATCAGGCCTATGCCGCCGGCGTCGATGCGATTCTGACCCCGGCCACGCCGTCTTCGGCCTTTGCGCTGGGATCGATGGCCGATGCCGATCCGGTCGCGATGTATCTGAACGACGTCTTCACCGTGACGGTGAACCTGGCCGGTCTGCCGGGGATCTCGGTCCCGGTCGGGCAGGATGCGCAGGGGCTGCCCTTGGGGCTGCAACTGATCGGCCGGCCCTTTGAAGAGGGCGATCTGCTCAACCAGGCGCTGGTGCTGGAACGGGCGGCCGGATTTGTGGCCAAGCCGGAACGCTGGTGGTAG
- a CDS encoding NADPH:quinone oxidoreductase family protein: MEDIRIAHVPERESLPVISSAPAPHPDKGQVLVRMRAAALNFADILKSRGQYQEAEAFPFVPGLEGAGEVIAAPEGSGLRAGDRVAVWQPGTMAQIVAVPATSCLRIPDAMSFDEAAGLQIAYGTSHLALADRAKLAPGETLVVLGAAGGVGLTAVEIGKAMGARVIAVARGAERLRVVAEAGADEMIDSDATPDLKARLRELGGVDVVYDPVGDEPGLAAFGALNRGGRFLVIGFAGGKPPRLPLNHALVKNITIHGFYWGGYRQLDLAALRDSLTTVFDLYAAGKLHPHVGEALELDRIAEGYRLLAERKAVGKIIIRL, from the coding sequence ATGGAAGACATTCGAATCGCACATGTTCCCGAGCGCGAATCACTGCCCGTGATCAGCAGCGCCCCGGCGCCGCACCCTGACAAAGGACAGGTGCTGGTGCGGATGCGCGCCGCAGCCCTGAACTTTGCTGATATTCTCAAGAGCCGGGGACAGTATCAGGAGGCCGAGGCCTTTCCGTTCGTCCCCGGGCTCGAGGGCGCGGGCGAGGTGATCGCGGCGCCGGAGGGCAGCGGATTGCGGGCCGGAGATCGCGTCGCGGTCTGGCAGCCGGGCACCATGGCTCAAATCGTCGCAGTCCCGGCCACGAGTTGCCTCAGGATCCCCGATGCGATGTCCTTTGACGAGGCTGCGGGGCTGCAGATCGCCTATGGCACCAGCCATCTGGCCCTGGCCGACCGCGCCAAGCTTGCCCCCGGCGAGACGCTGGTGGTTCTGGGCGCGGCCGGCGGCGTCGGGCTGACGGCGGTCGAGATCGGCAAGGCGATGGGCGCGCGGGTGATCGCGGTGGCGCGCGGGGCCGAGCGGCTGCGCGTGGTGGCCGAGGCCGGCGCCGACGAGATGATCGACAGCGACGCCACCCCCGACCTCAAGGCGCGCCTGCGCGAACTGGGTGGGGTCGATGTGGTCTATGACCCGGTGGGCGACGAGCCGGGGCTGGCGGCATTCGGTGCGTTGAACCGGGGCGGGCGCTTCCTGGTCATCGGCTTTGCCGGCGGCAAGCCGCCGCGCCTGCCGCTGAACCATGCGCTGGTCAAGAACATCACCATCCACGGCTTCTACTGGGGCGGCTACCGCCAGCTTGACCTCGCCGCCCTGCGCGACAGCCTGACCACGGTCTTCGATCTCTATGCCGCCGGGAAGTTGCATCCCCATGTCGGCGAGGCGCTGGAGCTGGACCGGATCGCCGAGGGCTATCGCCTGCTGGCCGAGCGCAAGGCGGTCGGCAAGATCATCATCCGGCTGTAG
- a CDS encoding helix-turn-helix domain-containing protein: MKHGVDVHVGKRIRHRRWMIGMTQQQLAEAVGIKFQQIQKYETGMNRVSASRLWDIGRALEVPVSFFFDGLHEDSMAAGVEGDILGDKEALQLVRAYYAMPVAQRRQIFELAKVLSDAA, translated from the coding sequence ATGAAGCATGGTGTAGATGTTCACGTCGGAAAACGTATCCGTCATCGTCGCTGGATGATTGGTATGACCCAGCAGCAGCTGGCCGAAGCTGTCGGAATCAAGTTCCAGCAGATCCAGAAATACGAGACCGGCATGAACCGCGTCTCGGCCTCGCGCCTGTGGGATATCGGGCGGGCGCTGGAAGTGCCGGTCAGCTTCTTCTTCGACGGCCTGCATGAAGACAGCATGGCCGCCGGCGTCGAGGGCGACATCCTCGGCGACAAGGAAGCGCTGCAACTGGTGCGTGCCTATTACGCCATGCCGGTCGCACAACGCCGCCAGATCTTCGAACTCGCGAAGGTGCTGTCGGACGCGGCTTGA
- the gatC gene encoding Asp-tRNA(Asn)/Glu-tRNA(Gln) amidotransferase subunit GatC gives MSITEDEARKVAHLARIRVEDAALPALARELNGILQFMEQLNEVDVEGVEPMTGVTPMRLKRREDVVGAGEMADKILKNAPDAREGFFAVPKVVE, from the coding sequence ATGTCCATCACCGAAGACGAGGCGCGCAAGGTCGCGCATCTGGCCCGCATCCGGGTCGAGGACGCCGCCCTGCCGGCGCTGGCCCGCGAATTGAACGGCATCCTGCAATTCATGGAGCAGCTGAACGAGGTCGATGTCGAGGGCGTCGAGCCGATGACCGGCGTCACCCCCATGCGGCTGAAACGGCGCGAGGACGTGGTGGGCGCGGGCGAGATGGCCGACAAGATCCTGAAGAATGCGCCCGACGCCCGCGAGGGCTTCTTTGCCGTGCCGAAGGTGGTGGAATGA
- a CDS encoding GFA family protein, producing MNPDISEIDGACHCGAVRFRVRLSDGLNTARRCNCSFCRMRGAVAVSAPLDGLSILQGGDDLVLYQFGTRQAEHNFCRHCGIYTHHRRRSNPNQLGVNIACLEGLSPFDFTELPVMEGVRHPKDGGGGIAGTLRYVPSA from the coding sequence ATGAACCCGGATATCAGCGAGATCGACGGAGCCTGTCACTGCGGCGCGGTGCGGTTTCGGGTGCGGCTCAGCGACGGGCTTAACACTGCGCGGCGATGCAATTGCAGCTTCTGCCGGATGCGCGGTGCCGTGGCGGTCAGCGCGCCGCTGGACGGCCTCAGCATCCTTCAGGGCGGCGACGACCTGGTCCTCTACCAGTTCGGCACCCGGCAGGCCGAGCACAATTTCTGCCGCCACTGCGGCATCTATACCCATCACCGCCGCCGCTCGAACCCGAACCAGCTGGGGGTCAATATCGCCTGCCTCGAGGGGCTGAGCCCCTTCGACTTCACCGAGCTGCCGGTGATGGAAGGCGTGCGCCATCCCAAGGACGGTGGCGGCGGGATTGCCGGGACGCTGCGTTACGTCCCCAGTGCCTGA